The following coding sequences are from one Venturia canescens isolate UGA chromosome 5, ASM1945775v1, whole genome shotgun sequence window:
- the LOC122410730 gene encoding ubiquitin-conjugating enzyme E2Q-like protein 1 — protein MTTRSKEKVVAAFRKLFRPSEKIGEQDVAGSSSTSSPSRRLLSRHHRPDAVTPSEAALPENPGASHTVSNFFKSKKSNGNCSQMIGIPERGVRLRRLMKELSEIQRTQHRPESTFTAELVADNLYEWHIRLHKIDPESELAADMIELEIPHILLHLIFPETFPFAPPFMRVVSPRIEKGFVMEGGAICMELLTPRGWASAYTIEAVVMQFAASIVKGKGRVARKPKNNKDFDRKSAEESFRNLVKTHEKYGWVTRPLAEG, from the exons ATGACGACAAGGTCGAAGGAAAAAGTCGTCGCGGCTTTTCGCAAACTGTTTCGTCCATCGGAAAAAATCGGTGAACAAGATGTTGCAGGTAGCAGTTCGACGAGCTCGCCATCGAGGCGATTACTGAGCCGTCATCATCGTCCCGATGCGGTAACTCCTTCCGAAGCCGCTTTACCCGAAAACCCTGGCGCTAGTCATACGGTCAGTAATTTCTTCAAATCGAAGAAATCGAACGGCAATTGTTCTCAG atGATTGGAATCCCGGAGAGAGGTGTAAGGCTGCGTCGACTAATGAAAGAACTCAGTGAAATTCAGAGAACTCAGCATCGTCCGGAATCAACATTCACAGCTGAACTTGTAGCAGACAATCTTTATGAATGGCACATACGTTTGCACAAAATTGACCCGGAAAGCGAGCTTGCAGCTGATATGATAGAATTGGAAATTCCGCATATACTTTTGCATCTGATATTTCCAGAAACGTTTCCCTTTGCACCTCCTTTCATGAGAGTTGTCTCACCAAGAATCGAGAAAGGTTTTGTTATGGAAGGAGGAGCTATTTGTATGGAGTTGTTGACACCTCGAGGATGGGCCAGTGCTTACACCATTGAAGCGGTTGTCATGCAATTTGCAGCCAGCATCGTTAAGGGCAAG GGAAGAGTGGCAAGAAAACCAAAGAACAACAAAGATTTCGACCGAAAATCGGCAGAAGAATCTTTCAGGAACCTCGTGAAAACGCACGAAAAATACGGCTGGGTAACACGACCTTTGGCGGAGGGTTGA
- the Pef gene encoding peflin isoform X2: MYGSSGDQPQVTPEVQQWFASVDRDGSGKITATELRAALANGQGGTFSDTACKLMIGMFDKEKTGTIDLGEFQALYNYINAWLGVFRGFDHDQSGSIQESELYAALTQMGYRFSPEFIKYLIKKSDFNNTESITVDQFIVLCVQIQKFTEAFRNKDTAQTGTITISFEDFLSIALSCSI, encoded by the exons ATGTACGGCTCATCGGGAGATCAACCACAGGTTACTCCTGAAGTTCAACAATGGTTTGCTTCGGTCGACAGAGATGGTAGTGGCAAAATTACTGCCACTGAATTGAGGGCTGCTCTTGCTAATGGACAGGGCGGAACTTTTTCAGACACTGCTTGCAAACTGATGATTg GTATGTTCGACAAGGAAAAAACTGGTACAATCGATTTGGGAGAATTCCAGGCTCTCTACAATTACATAAACGCTTGGTTAGGAGTATTTCGAGGATTCGACCATGATCAATCGGGTAGTATTCAAGAGAGTGAGCTGTATGCAGCTTTAACGCAAATGGGCTATAGATTCAGTCCTGAATTCATTaaatatttgattaaaaaaagcgaTTTCAATAACACTGAGAGCATAACGGTTGATCAATTCATCGTCTTATGTGTACAAATACAGAAGTTTACGGAAGCTTTTAGAAACAAAGACACTGCACAAACAGGTACCATAACTATAAGCTTCGAAGATTTCCTATCGATAGCTCTTAGCTGCAGCATCTAA
- the Karybeta3 gene encoding importin-5 — MAADLDQFQQLLRTLLSTDNDVRTQAEEAYRNIPVESKVTFLLGSICNSILAEEMRAMAAVLLRRLFSSEFMDFYPKILPEAQTELKKQILLAVQNEQSDALRRKVCEVAAEVARNLIDDDGNNLWPEFLQFLFQCANGPVPALKESALRMFTSVPGVFGNQQANYLDSIKQMLQQSLMDAANYEVRFQAVRAIGAFITLHEKEANIQKHFSELLPGVVQVTAQSVEKQEDEALLKVLIDLAETTPKFLRPQLEAIMEMCMKIFSDEKMGDSWRQLSLEVLVTLAETAPAMVRKVGGKYIVALIPLVLKMMTDLEEDEEWSFSDEIIEEDNECNNVVAESALDRLACGLGGKTMLPHIVQNIPSMLSNSDWKYRHAALMAISAVGEGCHKMMEAMLGQIMEGIIHYLQDPHPRVRYAACNAVGQMSTDFAPTFERKFHDKVIPGLLMVLDDNANPRVQAHAGAALVNFSEDCPKNILTPYLDAIMSKLESILTAKFRELVEKGTKLVLEQVVTTIASVADTCEEQFVTYYDRLMPCLKYIIQNANQQEHKMLRGKTIECVSLIGLAVGPEKFITDASEVMDMLLKTHTEGDLPDDDPQTSYLISAWARICKILGKQFEQYLPLVMGPVLRTAAMKPEVALLDNEDMEGVEGDLDWQFVSLGEQQNFGIKTAGLEDKASACEMLVCYARELKEGFADYAEEVVRLMVPMLKFYFHDGVRTAAAESLPCLLECAKIKGPQYLEGMWDYIRPDLLKAIDTEPEAEVLPELLYSLAKCIEALGPGCLAAGPMTELLRILDKLLNEHFERAVARLEKRKDEDYDEVVEEQIAAEDNEDIYTLNKIADILHALFITHNSAFFPYFDQICGHFVKLLAPERAWSDHQWALCVFDDVIEYGGPECAKYQEYFLRPMIQYVTDKTPEVRQAAAYGCGVLGQFGGEAFAQACAEALPRLMEVINDPESRLQENVNPTENAISAVTKILKYNNKAINVDEILPHWLSWLPVVVDEDEAPHVYGYLCDLIEANYPVVLGPNNANLPRLISFFAEALFKEAVAADNPVMGRILSIVRQIQSNETMFQACISALTADQQQALHEALSNQPAVVN; from the exons ATGGCGGCAGACCTCGATCAGTTTCAACAGCTTTTAAGGACCCTTCTTAGCACGGATAACGATGTCCGCACACAAGCAGAG GAAGCATACAGAAATATTCCTGTGGAGAGCAAAGTCACCTTCTTGCTTGGATCAATATGCAATTCCATCCTTGCCGAGGAGATGCGAGCCATGGCAGCAGTGCTCCTGCGACGGCTCTTCTCCTCAGAATTCATGGATTTCTATCCAAAA ATTCTCCCAGAGGCTCAAACTGAGTTGAAAAAGCAAATACTTCTGGCAGTGCAGAATGAACAGAGTGATGCATTGAGACGCAAAGTATGCGAAGTCGCAGCCGAAGTTGCACGAAATCTTATAGACGATGATGGCAATAATTTGTGGCCAGAATTCCTTCAGTTCCTATTCCAGTGTGCAAACGGCCCAGTGCCAGCGCTTAAAGAAAGCGCTCTCCGCATGTTCAC ATCCGTCCCCGGTGTATTTGGAAATCAGCAAGCAAATTATCTCGACTCAATTAAACAAATGTTGCAGCAATCATTGATGGACGCCGCAAATTATGAA GTGAGATTTCAAGCGGTCAGAGCAATCGGTGCGTTCATAACCCTTCACGAGAAAGAAGCAAACATACAGAAACATTTTTCGGAGTTATTACCAGGAGTTGTGCAAGTAACGGCACAATCGGTCGAGAAGCAAGAAGACGAGGCGCTTCTGAAAGTGTTGATAGATTTGGCAGAAACGACACCAAAATTTTTGAGGCCTCAATTGGAGGCGATAATGGAAATgtgcatgaaaatattttcggaCGAGAAAATGGGTGACTCGTGGCGTCAATTATCCCTTGAAGTTTTGGTCACACTCGCAGAGACAGCACCCGCGATGGTTCGTAAAGTCGGGGGCAAATATATCGTCGCGTTAATTCCACTAGTTTTGAAAATGATGACTGATCTTGAAGAGGACGAAGAATGGAGTTTTTCGGATGAAATCATTGAAGAGGACAACGAATGCAACAACGTTGTTGCCGAAAGTGCTTTGGATCGACTTGCTTGCGGTCTTGGTGGCAAAACAATGCTGCCGCACATTGTTCAAAATATACCATCGATGTTAAGTAATAGCGATTGGAAATACAG ACACGCTGCCCTCATGGCCATCTCAGCAGTCGGCGAAGGTTGTCACAAAATGATGGAAGCGATGTTGGGTCAAATAATGGAAGGAATCATTCATTATCTTCAAGATCCA CATCCTCGTGTCCGATACGCAGCTTGTAACGCAGTTGGTCAAATGTCCACCGATTTTGCACCAActttcgaaagaaaattccACGACAAAGTTATACCCGGTCTGTTGATGGTGCTTGATGACAATGCCAATCCACGAGTTCAGGCCCACGCTGGTGCAGCGCTCGTTAACTTTAGTGAGGATTGCCCGAAAAACATTCTGACTCCGTACCTCGACGCAATCATGTCCAAATTGGAATCGATCTTGACTGCTAAATTCCGAGAACTCGTAGAGAAGGGCACGAAGCTGGTACTCGAGCAG GTCGTGACTACGATCGCATCTGTAGCAGACACTTGTGAGGAACAATTCGTTACGTATTACGACAGACTCATGCCATGTCTCAAGTACATTATCCAGAATGCGAATCAGCAAGAGCACAAAATGCTGAGAGGAAAAACGATCGAGTGTGTGAGTCTTATCGGTCTGGCTGTCGGGCCGGAAAAG TTTATCACAGATGCGAGCGAAGTCATGGACATGTTGTTGAAAACTCACACGGAAGGTGATTTGCCAGATGACGATCCGCAAACGAGTTATCTGATCTCAGCTTGGGCTCGGATTTGCAAAATTCTCG GAAAGCAGTTCGAACAATATCTGCCTTTGGTAATGGGACCAGTGTTACGTACAGCAGCTATGAAACCCGAGGTCGCGTTGCTGGACAACGAAGACATGGAGGGCGTTGAGGGTGATCTCGATTGGCAATTCGTGTCACTTGGCGAACAACAAAATTTCGGTATCAAAACGGCTGGTCTAGAGGACAAAGCCTCGGCGTGTGAAATGTTGGTCTGCTATGCGCGTGAATTGAAAGAAGGCTTTGCCGATTACGCTGAAGAAGTCGTCAGGCTCATGGTGCCCAtgctcaaattttatttccacgACGGTGTTCGAACTGCAGCTGCTGAAAGCTTGCCGTGTCTCTTGGAGTGTGCCAAGATCAAAG GGCCTCAATATCTCGAAGGCATGTGGGATTACATACGGCCAGACCTATTGAAGGCAATCGACACTGAACCCGAAGCCGAAGTGTTGCCTGAGCTTTTATATTCCTTGGCGAAATGTATTGAGGCACTCGGGCCGGGCTGTCTTGCAGCTGGACCGATGACCGAGCTTTTGCGTATACTTGACAAGCTTTTGAACGAACACTTTGAGCGCGCAGTGGCGAGATTGGAAAAACGCAAAGACGAAGATTACGACGAG GTCGTCGAAGAACAAATCGCCGCTGAAGACAACGAGGATATTTACACTCTGAATAAAATAGCAGACATTTTACACGCTCTTTTCATAACCCATAATTCCGCGTTTTTCCCATATTTCGATCAAATATGCGGACATTTCGTGAAACTTTTGGCACCGGAGCGCGCATGGTCCGACCACCAATGGGCGTTGTGTGTTTTCGATGACGTCATAGAATACGGTGGTCCAGAATGCGCAAAATATCAGGAATACTTCTTGAGGCCGATGATCCAATACGTCACTGACAAAACTCCCGAAGTCAGACAAGCGGCTGCTTATGGCTGCGGAGTACTTGGACAATTCGGTGGAGAAGCTTTCGCTCAAGCTTGCGCTGAAGCACTTCCGAGGCTTATGGAAGTTATCAACGATCCAGAATCGAGATTGCAGGAAAACGTTAATCCAACTGAAAACGCGATATCAGCTGTTACGAAAATTCTTAAATACAACAACAAAGCTATCAACGTCGACGAGATACTCCCACATTG GCTCTCTTGGCTACCCGTAGTGGTCGACGAAGACGAAGCGCCCCACGTTTACGGATATCTTTGCGACTTGATAGAGGCTAACTATCCGGTAGTTTTAGGACCGAACAACGCCAACTTACCACGACTTATAAGCTTTTTCGCTGAGGCGTTGTTCAAGGAGGCTGTAGCTGCAGATAATCCAGTGATGGGTAGAATTCTTAGTATTGTCAGACAAATTCAA AGCAACGAAACGATGTTCCAGGCGTGTATAAGCGCTTTAACGGCAGATCAGCAGCAAGCTTTGCACGAGGCTCTGAGCAATCAACCAGCAGTCGTTAATTAG
- the Pef gene encoding peflin isoform X1, which translates to MAYPGAMYGSSGDQPQVTPEVQQWFASVDRDGSGKITATELRAALANGQGGTFSDTACKLMIGMFDKEKTGTIDLGEFQALYNYINAWLGVFRGFDHDQSGSIQESELYAALTQMGYRFSPEFIKYLIKKSDFNNTESITVDQFIVLCVQIQKFTEAFRNKDTAQTGTITISFEDFLSIALSCSI; encoded by the exons ATGGCTTACCCT GGCGCGATGTACGGCTCATCGGGAGATCAACCACAGGTTACTCCTGAAGTTCAACAATGGTTTGCTTCGGTCGACAGAGATGGTAGTGGCAAAATTACTGCCACTGAATTGAGGGCTGCTCTTGCTAATGGACAGGGCGGAACTTTTTCAGACACTGCTTGCAAACTGATGATTg GTATGTTCGACAAGGAAAAAACTGGTACAATCGATTTGGGAGAATTCCAGGCTCTCTACAATTACATAAACGCTTGGTTAGGAGTATTTCGAGGATTCGACCATGATCAATCGGGTAGTATTCAAGAGAGTGAGCTGTATGCAGCTTTAACGCAAATGGGCTATAGATTCAGTCCTGAATTCATTaaatatttgattaaaaaaagcgaTTTCAATAACACTGAGAGCATAACGGTTGATCAATTCATCGTCTTATGTGTACAAATACAGAAGTTTACGGAAGCTTTTAGAAACAAAGACACTGCACAAACAGGTACCATAACTATAAGCTTCGAAGATTTCCTATCGATAGCTCTTAGCTGCAGCATCTAA
- the mnd gene encoding large neutral amino acids transporter small subunit 1, producing MPDKVAPVPEKRSVVKAENDTSVDTGGGGIKLKKELGLLDGVAIIVGVIVGSGIFVSPRGVLKNSGSVGLALIVWIFSGVLSLVGALCYAELGTMIPKSGGDYAYISDAFGPLPAFLYLWVALFILVPTGNAITALTFAQYILQPAWPGCKPPYEAVRLLAAVITCLLTAINCYNVKWATRVQDIFTGTKIFALVIIMAAGLWWLCLGHTENFVKPMAGTSTEPGYIALAIYSGLFSYSGWNYLNFVTEELQNPYKNLPKAICISLPLITVIYVLANVAYFVVLTQDEILASNAVAVTFGNKLLGVMHWIMPFFVACSTFGALNGAIFASARLFFVGARNGHLPNAIALINVQNLTPMPSLIFLCIITLALLIIEDVYSLINYVSFVEALFTTLSVSGLLWLRFKKPHLERPIKVSLVLPIIFLMICLFLVTVPCYVSPWEVGVGMIIILSGIPVYWIFIQWQNKPKWLVQGSEKLNTVCAKIFMCVQEDKND from the exons atGCCTGATAAAGTTGCACCGGTTCCGGAAAAACGATCTGTTGTCAAAGCCGAAAATGACACTTCCGTCGACACCGGTGGCGGCGgtattaaattgaaaaaagaactcGGTTTGTTGGACGGTGTTGCTATCATCGTCGGGGTTATTGTCGGTTCGGGGATTTTCGTCTCCCCTAGAGGAGTACTCAAAAACAGCGGCAGCGTTGGGCTTGCACTTATCGTATGGATTTTTTCCGGTGTGCTATCACTCGTTGGTGCATTGTGCTATGCGGAACTGG GCACGATGATACCGAAATCGGGCGGGGATTACGCATACATCAGCGATGCATTTGGTCCACTCCCTGCGTTTCTCTACCTCTGGGTAGCTCTGTTCATCCTAGTACCGACTGGTAACGCGATAACTGCCCTCACATTTGCCCAATACATACTGCAACCGGCTTGGCCCGGCTGCAAACCACCCTACGAAGCCGTACGCTTGCTGGCAGCCGTAATTACAT GTTTACTGACCGCGATCAATTGTTACAACGTCAAATGGGCGACGAGGGTCCAGGACATATTTACGGGGACGAAAATATTCGCGCTCGTTATTATCATGGCTGCCGGTTTGTGGTGGCTCTGTTTAGGCCACACGGAAAATTTCGTCAAACCGATGGCCGGCACCAGCACCGAACCGGGCTACATTGCGCTCGCCATTTACTCCGGTCTCTTTTCCTATTCCGGATGGAATTATCTCAATTTCGTCACGGAAGAGTTGCAGAATCCTTACAA GAATTTGCCAAAAGCCATCTGCATATCGTTGCCACTAATCACGGTCATTTACGTACTTGCAAATGTTgcatattttgttgttttaacGCAGGATGAGATCCTCGCTTCAAACGCAGTCGCAGTC acGTTTGGTAACAAATTACTGGGAGTGATGCATTGGATAATGCCATTTTTTGTGGCGTGTTCGACGTTCGGTGCCTTGAACGGAGCGATATTTGCATCCGCACGGTTATTTTTCGTCGGAGCCCGAAACGGGCATTTGCCGAATGCCATTGCGCTCATAAACGTACAAAATCTGACGCCGATGCCGTCTCTTATCTTTCTC TGCATTATCACACTAGCCCTGCTGATCATAGAGGATGTCTATTCGCTGATCAATTATGTGAGCTTCGTTGAGGCACTATTTACCACGCTATCGGTCTCTGGCCTTCTCTGGCTCAGGTTCAAAAAGCCACATCTCGAGCGACCCATAAAG GTATCGCTCGTTCTGCCCATCATATTTCTTATGATATGTTTATTCCTGGTTACGGTTCCCTGCTACGTTTCGCCTTGGGAAGTTGGCGTTGGAATGATAATAATCCTGTCCGGCATTCCAGTCTATTGGATTTTCATCCAATGGCAAAATAAACCAAAATGGCTTGTCCAAGGATCGG AAAAACTTAATACGGTCTGCGCAAAGATTTTCATGTGCGTTCAAGAGGACAAGAACGACTGA